The Methylotenera sp. G11 genome includes a window with the following:
- a CDS encoding TolC family protein, producing the protein MLRRPIITALVLTSALVAVPQAMAAGSIWYGDADPLSTALELPPAVYGAGFKPEMAGQTCTGLDVSRALTLADVTEAALCNNPQTRESYANAKVQAAQLGIAKSAFLPTVTDSISANQNFVRPESASRGREFNNLSNSLAVSYLLYDFGNRDAALENARQLLNAVSATQSAIVQNILLSTVKAYYQVQTDIALLDATRESERFNLESFKAAEAKYKAGVSTPADKLQAETAYAQAVLNRISAEGTLKTDYGILANVMGLHANTPLKLAPGVNSPVNTAEIERDINQLIEYARVRRPDLMASEAQVSAAKASIEASRAAAKPTVSVGVSNSFQDGSSLSSSSTSTLGLTVTVPIFAGYGPTYRIRAAEATAEAREAQREQLKLQISLDVWTAFQNLRTAHETIRSAEALVSSAKESARVALGRYKAGVGNIIDTLNAQSALASADQQKIKADLGRNIARAALAQAIGSLDSVMIQSLPGGGKALTEEAP; encoded by the coding sequence ATTATTACTGCACTGGTGCTGACATCCGCCCTGGTGGCAGTTCCACAGGCCATGGCCGCAGGCTCGATCTGGTATGGGGATGCGGATCCTTTATCTACCGCACTGGAATTGCCGCCTGCTGTGTATGGCGCAGGATTCAAACCTGAAATGGCAGGACAGACCTGCACCGGCCTGGATGTCAGCCGGGCGCTGACTCTGGCCGATGTTACGGAAGCGGCTTTATGCAACAACCCGCAGACGCGGGAATCCTATGCAAATGCCAAGGTGCAGGCGGCGCAGCTGGGCATTGCCAAGTCAGCCTTTCTGCCGACCGTGACTGACAGTATCAGCGCGAATCAGAACTTCGTGAGACCTGAATCAGCCAGCAGGGGGCGTGAGTTCAATAATCTGAGCAACAGCCTTGCCGTTTCTTACCTGCTTTATGACTTTGGCAACCGTGATGCTGCGCTGGAAAACGCGCGCCAGTTGCTGAATGCAGTCAGCGCGACCCAGAGCGCCATTGTCCAGAATATATTGCTGTCGACCGTAAAAGCCTACTATCAGGTGCAGACGGACATTGCCTTGCTGGACGCCACCCGGGAATCGGAGCGCTTTAACCTGGAAAGCTTCAAGGCGGCAGAGGCTAAATATAAAGCCGGTGTATCCACGCCGGCTGATAAGCTGCAGGCAGAAACCGCTTATGCCCAGGCTGTGCTGAACAGGATCAGTGCCGAAGGCACCCTTAAAACCGATTACGGTATCCTGGCCAATGTCATGGGCTTGCATGCCAATACGCCGCTCAAGCTGGCGCCTGGCGTGAATTCGCCGGTCAATACAGCGGAAATAGAGCGTGATATCAACCAGCTTATCGAATATGCACGTGTGCGCCGTCCGGACCTGATGGCGAGCGAGGCGCAGGTCAGTGCGGCAAAAGCCAGTATCGAAGCAAGCCGTGCGGCGGCCAAGCCAACTGTTTCTGTCGGGGTATCCAACAGTTTTCAGGATGGCAGCAGCCTGTCTTCCAGCAGCACATCCACACTGGGGCTGACGGTGACAGTGCCGATCTTTGCCGGTTACGGGCCAACGTATAGAATACGTGCGGCAGAAGCAACGGCAGAGGCCAGGGAAGCGCAGCGCGAGCAGCTGAAACTGCAGATATCGCTGGATGTATGGACTGCGTTCCAGAACCTGCGGACTGCACATGAAACGATCAGATCGGCCGAGGCACTGGTCAGCAGCGCAAAAGAATCAGCCCGTGTGGCGCTCGGGCGTTACAAGGCTGGTGTCGGCAATATCATCGATACACTGAATGCGCAGAGTGCGCTGGCAAGTGCGGATCAGCAGAAAATCAAGGCCGATCTCGGCCGGAATATCGCCCGTGCCGCATTGGCACAGGCGATCGGCTCGCTTGACAGTGTGATGATCCAGTCCTTGCCGGGTGGCGGTAAGGCACTTACAGAAGAGGCTCCTTAA
- a CDS encoding efflux RND transporter periplasmic adaptor subunit translates to MRKIIKQSTLPLVAILLLAGGYYFYQNSRQAQPEDLYKFGAVTQGNVEQAVSANGTINPVTLVSVGTQVSGRVSKLYVDFNDKVEKGQVLLELDDALFTAQIAQSQGSVRNAEASVELAKANEARIRSLYEQEYVSRQELDQSVQALKSARAVLESARAQLQRDKTNLSYSIIRSPVSGIVIDRQIDVGQTVAASFQTPTLIKIAQDLSKMQIDTSFAEADIGNIKVGQVARFSVDAFPNLNFEGTVKQIRLNPVTTSNVVSYNVVISVDNPQQILLPGMTAYVSIVFAKHENVMLVPNAALRYKPKLDSDAEGVKATGNGSDAGQGQGKSRRKKPAEMAEAGGFGRGKVFVLQDGKPQVRQVKVGITDGKLTEIISDTLKPGDQVITGNAQADGQAPANAMRAPRMF, encoded by the coding sequence ATGAGAAAAATCATTAAACAATCCACCCTGCCGCTGGTCGCGATCCTGTTGCTGGCAGGCGGCTATTATTTCTATCAAAACAGCAGGCAGGCACAGCCGGAAGACCTGTATAAGTTCGGGGCGGTGACGCAGGGCAATGTGGAACAGGCCGTCTCCGCCAACGGCACGATCAACCCGGTCACACTGGTAAGTGTAGGCACGCAGGTTTCAGGCCGGGTCAGCAAGCTGTATGTGGATTTCAACGATAAGGTGGAAAAAGGCCAGGTGCTGCTGGAGCTGGACGATGCTTTATTTACAGCACAGATAGCACAATCGCAAGGCAGTGTGCGCAATGCAGAAGCCTCGGTAGAGCTTGCCAAAGCGAATGAGGCCAGAATCAGATCGCTATATGAGCAGGAGTATGTGTCCAGGCAGGAGCTGGACCAGTCGGTACAGGCATTGAAGTCTGCCAGGGCGGTGCTGGAAAGTGCGCGAGCCCAATTGCAGCGTGATAAAACCAATCTGTCGTATTCGATCATCCGCTCACCGGTATCGGGGATTGTGATCGACAGGCAGATCGACGTCGGCCAGACAGTCGCCGCGAGCTTCCAGACGCCGACATTGATCAAGATCGCACAGGATCTGTCCAAGATGCAGATTGATACCAGTTTTGCCGAGGCGGATATCGGCAACATCAAAGTCGGGCAGGTTGCCAGATTCAGTGTTGACGCCTTCCCGAACCTGAATTTTGAGGGAACGGTCAAGCAGATACGCCTGAATCCGGTCACGACCTCTAATGTGGTTTCATATAATGTGGTGATTTCCGTGGATAACCCGCAGCAGATACTGCTGCCCGGCATGACGGCTTATGTGAGCATTGTGTTCGCAAAGCATGAAAACGTCATGTTGGTGCCCAATGCCGCGCTGCGCTATAAGCCCAAGCTTGATAGCGATGCCGAAGGCGTCAAGGCGACTGGGAATGGCAGCGATGCCGGCCAGGGGCAGGGCAAGAGCCGCAGGAAAAAACCTGCCGAGATGGCGGAGGCCGGTGGTTTCGGGCGTGGCAAAGTATTTGTGCTGCAGGATGGCAAGCCGCAAGTGCGGCAGGTCAAGGTCGGCATTACGGACGGCAAGCTGACTGAAATCATCAGCGATACGCTGAAGCCGGGCGACCAGGTGATTACCGGCAATGCCCAGGCTGATGGCCAGGCGCCGGCTAACGCGATGCGTGCGCCGCGAATGTTTTAA
- a CDS encoding ABC transporter ATP-binding protein — MSNVIEVHHIYKDYQTAAGAFPVLKDVNLSIARGDYVAIMGPSGSGKSTFMNILGCLDRPTDGDYLLDGHQVAQLEGNALARLRNKTIGFVFQGFNLLARSSLLDNVALPLVYSGVDKKTRHEKAAQVLAKVGLGNYLNSRPSQISGGQQQRVAIARALINTPRLILADEPTGNLDSKTSEEIMQLFDSLNSEGISIVLVTHETDIAEHAKRQVRFLDGKIVHDSYALPAATEAN; from the coding sequence ATGAGCAATGTGATTGAAGTGCACCATATCTACAAGGATTACCAGACCGCGGCTGGCGCTTTTCCTGTGCTTAAAGATGTGAACCTGAGCATAGCACGCGGTGACTATGTGGCTATCATGGGGCCTTCCGGCTCCGGAAAATCCACGTTCATGAATATATTGGGTTGCCTGGATCGGCCAACAGACGGCGATTACCTGCTGGATGGACATCAGGTCGCGCAGCTGGAGGGTAATGCCCTGGCACGGCTGAGAAACAAGACGATAGGCTTTGTGTTTCAGGGTTTTAACCTGCTTGCCCGTTCCAGCCTGCTGGATAATGTCGCTTTACCGCTGGTGTATTCCGGTGTGGATAAAAAGACGCGGCATGAGAAAGCGGCGCAGGTGCTGGCTAAAGTCGGCCTCGGCAATTATCTTAACTCGCGTCCCAGCCAGATATCAGGCGGGCAGCAGCAGCGCGTGGCGATTGCCCGGGCGCTCATCAATACCCCGCGCCTGATACTGGCCGACGAGCCCACCGGCAACCTTGACAGCAAGACCAGTGAAGAGATTATGCAGCTGTTTGATAGCCTGAACAGCGAAGGAATTTCCATCGTACTGGTCACGCATGAAACCGACATTGCCGAGCATGCAAAACGTCAGGTGCGTTTCCTGGACGGGAAAATCGTGCATGACAGCTACGCATTGCCCGCGGCAACGGAGGCAAACTGA
- a CDS encoding ABC transporter permease: protein MFTAMLGEAWHAMGANRMRTFLTMLGMMIGVGAVVMMMAIGEGAQQSIKKSISSMGSNLFIVLSGPPNAGGARSATGNALSLNVKDADAIGELDGIAGVAPTTMGSAQVIYAGNNWNTTIIGTTPSYMEIRDWVIDDGYVFSNSDMRSATRVALVGRTVADNLFGDTVDPVGKTIRIRQSPFMVVGVLNPKGQSLDGRDQDDTIIVPLTTAQRKLFGNQVPGSVRMMMVQAESDKAMPQAEEDINNLLRQRHNIREGSDSDFSVRNLTAIANTAAETTRTMALLLGAIASISLLVGGIGIMNIMLVSVTERTREIGIRMAIGARERDILLQFLLEAFVISIVGCVIGILIGVGGAMLVKNFTGTDAIVTTQSITLAFAVAASVGIFFGFYPARKAARLNPIEALRYQ, encoded by the coding sequence ATGTTTACGGCAATGCTGGGTGAAGCATGGCATGCCATGGGTGCAAACCGCATGCGCACATTCTTGACCATGCTGGGCATGATGATAGGGGTGGGCGCGGTGGTGATGATGATGGCCATAGGCGAAGGCGCGCAGCAGTCCATCAAAAAGTCCATCAGCTCCATGGGCAGCAATCTGTTTATTGTGCTATCCGGGCCACCGAATGCCGGCGGAGCTAGGTCGGCCACGGGCAATGCGCTTTCGTTGAACGTAAAGGATGCCGACGCCATTGGCGAACTGGATGGCATCGCAGGCGTTGCGCCGACCACGATGGGCAGTGCGCAGGTGATCTATGCCGGCAACAACTGGAACACGACGATTATTGGCACTACGCCAAGCTATATGGAAATTCGTGACTGGGTGATTGATGACGGTTATGTCTTCTCCAATTCTGACATGCGTTCTGCCACGCGGGTTGCCCTGGTCGGCAGAACCGTTGCAGATAACCTGTTTGGCGACACTGTTGATCCGGTAGGCAAAACGATCCGGATCAGGCAAAGCCCGTTTATGGTGGTCGGGGTCCTGAATCCCAAAGGCCAGAGCCTTGATGGACGGGATCAGGACGATACCATCATCGTGCCGCTGACTACGGCGCAGCGTAAGTTGTTCGGCAACCAGGTGCCCGGCAGCGTCAGGATGATGATGGTGCAGGCTGAGTCAGATAAAGCCATGCCGCAGGCTGAAGAAGACATCAACAACCTGCTGCGGCAGCGGCATAATATACGCGAAGGTTCCGACAGCGATTTCTCCGTGCGCAACCTGACCGCCATTGCGAATACCGCCGCTGAAACTACGCGCACGATGGCGCTGCTGCTGGGGGCGATCGCTTCAATCTCGCTGCTGGTGGGCGGCATCGGCATCATGAATATCATGCTGGTGTCGGTGACGGAGCGTACGCGTGAAATCGGCATCCGCATGGCGATAGGCGCCCGCGAGCGCGACATCCTGCTGCAGTTCCTGCTGGAAGCGTTTGTGATTTCTATCGTGGGTTGTGTGATCGGCATACTGATAGGCGTAGGCGGGGCGATGCTGGTAAAGAACTTCACCGGTACTGATGCAATCGTGACTACGCAGTCAATTACACTGGCGTTTGCGGTAGCGGCCAGTGTCGGCATTTTTTTCGGGTTTTACCCGGCACGCAAGGCGGCGCGGCTGAATCCGATTGAAGCGCTTCGTTATCAGTAG
- the queG gene encoding tRNA epoxyqueuosine(34) reductase QueG, which produces MTDSTTQPVNLQMQKLSASIKDWGLALGFNHVGITDTDLHEAEARHQDWIKKGFHGEMDYMAKHGIKRTRPAELVPKTLRVISVRMDYLPPNAADSESILHNGEKAFISRYALGRDYHKVMRSRLQKLCEKIQAELSTLNIPSPCEGEGQGGGGDKTTPVFEYRVFTDSAPVLEVALAEKAGLGWRGKHTLLINKDRGSWFFLGEIYTNLPLATDAPASNHCGTCSSCMEVCPTQAITAPYEVDARRCISYLTIELKGSIPLALRPLIGNRVYGCDDCQLFCPWNKFAEITRETDFAVRNGLDDISLIDCFNWSEDAFKANMAGSAIYRIGYEQWLRNIAIGLGNAKTSPEIVAALQSRLNEASEMLREHISWALDKHLAGNI; this is translated from the coding sequence ATGACCGACTCCACCACCCAACCCGTCAATCTGCAAATGCAAAAACTGAGTGCCAGCATCAAAGACTGGGGACTGGCACTGGGTTTCAATCATGTCGGCATTACCGACACTGACCTGCATGAGGCCGAAGCCAGGCATCAGGATTGGATAAAAAAAGGTTTCCATGGTGAAATGGATTATATGGCAAAACATGGCATTAAGCGCACCCGCCCTGCCGAATTAGTGCCAAAAACACTGCGCGTGATTTCCGTGCGCATGGATTACCTGCCGCCGAATGCAGCCGACAGTGAAAGTATCCTGCACAACGGTGAAAAAGCCTTTATTTCACGCTACGCACTGGGTCGCGATTACCACAAAGTCATGCGCAGCAGGCTGCAGAAACTTTGTGAAAAGATCCAGGCCGAACTCAGCACACTCAACATTCCCTCTCCCTGCGAGGGGGAGGGTCAGGGTGGGGGTGGCGATAAAACCACCCCCGTATTTGAATACCGCGTGTTCACCGACAGCGCGCCGGTGCTCGAAGTCGCTCTCGCAGAAAAAGCCGGGCTGGGCTGGCGTGGCAAGCATACCCTGCTCATCAACAAAGATCGCGGCTCATGGTTTTTTCTGGGCGAAATCTACACCAACCTGCCGCTGGCAACCGACGCGCCGGCAAGCAACCACTGCGGCACCTGCTCCAGCTGCATGGAGGTATGCCCGACCCAAGCCATCACCGCGCCGTACGAAGTCGATGCGCGGCGCTGCATCTCCTACCTGACCATTGAATTAAAAGGCAGCATTCCGCTTGCACTGCGCCCGCTGATCGGCAACCGCGTTTACGGCTGCGACGACTGCCAGCTGTTCTGCCCGTGGAACAAATTCGCCGAAATCACCAGAGAAACCGATTTCGCAGTAAGGAACGGATTGGATGACATCAGCCTGATCGACTGCTTCAACTGGAGTGAAGATGCGTTCAAGGCCAACATGGCAGGCAGCGCCATCTACCGTATCGGTTATGAGCAATGGCTGCGCAATATTGCAATCGGCTTGGGCAACGCAAAGACCTCGCCTGAAATTGTCGCCGCACTGCAATCACGCCTGAATGAAGCCTCTGAGATGTTGCGGGAACATATCAGCTGGGCGCTTGATAAACATTTGGCAGGAAATATTTGA
- the tsaE gene encoding tRNA (adenosine(37)-N6)-threonylcarbamoyltransferase complex ATPase subunit type 1 TsaE, which translates to MGDDFTLDLADEAATIEFGAAIAGVIIPNLTIYLHGDLGAGKTTLVRGLLRGLGYVGRVKSPTYTLVEPYEMLDSHSAQLDLYHFDLYRFNDDEEWEAAGFRDHFNPHSVCLIEWPEKAAQVLPEPDIEISFIIRETGRSVRVSAHTARGQQCIQHIKFK; encoded by the coding sequence ATGGGGGATGATTTTACACTTGATTTGGCAGACGAAGCGGCAACGATTGAGTTTGGTGCTGCGATAGCCGGGGTGATCATACCTAACCTGACCATTTACCTGCATGGGGATCTGGGCGCCGGCAAAACGACCCTGGTACGCGGGTTGCTGCGTGGCCTGGGGTATGTGGGGCGCGTGAAAAGCCCGACTTATACGCTGGTCGAGCCTTATGAAATGCTGGATAGCCATTCAGCGCAGCTGGATCTGTATCATTTTGACCTGTACCGGTTTAACGACGATGAGGAATGGGAAGCCGCCGGGTTCCGGGATCACTTCAATCCGCATAGCGTATGCCTGATTGAATGGCCGGAAAAAGCGGCACAGGTATTGCCGGAACCTGATATTGAAATCAGTTTTATTATCAGGGAAACTGGCCGCAGTGTCCGTGTTTCAGCGCACACTGCACGCGGGCAGCAGTGCATTCAACACATCAAATTCAAATAA